The Phycisphaerae bacterium genomic interval CGGCCGAGATTTCTGAGATGGGTTCTGGTCGCCGCGATTACGGGCATCGTCATCGTCGCAGCCGTCCATACGGTGCTGCTGCCCGTGCTGGTGCGGCACCGCGTCAGCCAGGAGGTGGCCAGGCATTGGGCCGGGATGATCGTGATCGATCAGGTCCGGATTGACTACGACGGGCCGATCATCCTGGAGGACGTGTCGCTGCGCGACGGGCAGGGACGGGAGTGGGCGGCGGTGCGGCGGGCAACGCTGATGTTGGCCAACTGGCCGGGGCGCAGCCCGGATCTGGTGGGGCTGGAGTTGGCCGGGGCGGCGATCCGGCTGCACCGCGAGGAAGGGGCGATCGAAGCGCCGCTGCGCGTGCCGGAGGAGGAGGACGAGGATCAGACGCCGCTGCGGTCGTTGGCGCTCCACGACGCCTACGTCGAGATTGTGGATGAGGATTCTTCCCATCGGGTCGTCAAGGACATCAGCCTGACGGCGGAGTTGGCGAAAGGCCGGTACGACCTGCGGCTTAAGGGCCGTCCGCCGCAGGCGCCGAACCTGCTGACGTTGGCTGGGACGCTGGACCCGAACGAGGACCGGCTGGTGATCGATCGGGTGGTCTCGGATGTGCTGAAGGGCAAGATCGAGGCGGATATCGTCAAGCGCGACCCGCCCGACGCCCCGGCGGAGTACGACGGCAAGTTCGCCACCGACGCGCTCGATCTGGTCTCGCTGATGCAGACGTTGGGTCTGCCGCGCGAGCGGGCGCGCGGGCAGCTTACGCTGGACTACCGCTTTGCCTATCGCGGCGGCGACGGCCTGCGTGGCAACGGGATGTTTCTGATCGACGACGCCGATCTGCTCCACGTGCCGATCATCACCCACATCTTGGAGAGGCTCAAGCTGCCGGTCGGACAGGGGCTGAGCAAGTCGGATGCGGGTGGCGTGTTTTCCAACAAGGGCGCCGTGGTGACCTTCCGCGAGGCCCGGCTGGCCAACGCGGTGTCGGCCATGGAGACCGAACCCGGCGGCGCCGTCAATCTTCAGACCGAGCATCTGGATTTCTACGTGATCGTGGTGCCCATTGAGGGGGCCCGCAAGCTCCTCAAGTCAATCCCGATCATCAACCTGTTCGTTCACCTGCGGGACCGGTTGACCCGCGTCCACGTCGAGGGGCGGTGGTCCGATCCGCCGGCGACCCTGATCAGGGTCGAGCCGGTCAAGGACGTTCGCGACGCCACGCTCGGGTTTCTGCGCGACATGGTCCACACCGGCGGCGAATTCTCGCGCCAGGCGAACCAGGATCTCCGCAATCTGTTTTCGGCGATGACCGGTGAGGGCCGCGAGTAGACGCAGTTCGGCATTCGAGGAGGATTGGCACGGAGCACGCGGACCACGCGGAAAGAGAAGTGGATTGGGGAAATCGCGCTGACACCTACCGTTTTTGGGCGTTTTCGGTATGCTTGGTCACATGGATGCTGCGGTTGACATCGGGAACAGACCTTCCGTCGACGCGCCCTCTCCGTCAGGCTGGGAACTCGGCGATCTGTGGCGTGTGGCGATGCTTGGGGTGATTCAGGCCGTCTTCGTCGCCTTGTTGTGGCCGCCGTTTCTGACCAATTGGGACAGTTACCTTTACACGTACGCCGCGTT includes:
- a CDS encoding AsmA-like C-terminal region-containing protein, yielding MNSQRAPRPRFLRWVLVAAITGIVIVAAVHTVLLPVLVRHRVSQEVARHWAGMIVIDQVRIDYDGPIILEDVSLRDGQGREWAAVRRATLMLANWPGRSPDLVGLELAGAAIRLHREEGAIEAPLRVPEEEDEDQTPLRSLALHDAYVEIVDEDSSHRVVKDISLTAELAKGRYDLRLKGRPPQAPNLLTLAGTLDPNEDRLVIDRVVSDVLKGKIEADIVKRDPPDAPAEYDGKFATDALDLVSLMQTLGLPRERARGQLTLDYRFAYRGGDGLRGNGMFLIDDADLLHVPIITHILERLKLPVGQGLSKSDAGGVFSNKGAVVTFREARLANAVSAMETEPGGAVNLQTEHLDFYVIVVPIEGARKLLKSIPIINLFVHLRDRLTRVHVEGRWSDPPATLIRVEPVKDVRDATLGFLRDMVHTGGEFSRQANQDLRNLFSAMTGEGRE